CTATCACCCTCCAGCCCTCGTAGGTTAGCCACCACTCCACTTCGTGAATGTGCCTTTGGAGGCCCTCGCTTACATTACCTCCCCTCCTACCATACTCCGTTGAGTGCATGGTGGCTATGAGCGGCCTCCTGAGTAGGTGCTTTAGCGTTATCCCAGCTACTGCAGTGAGCCAGTCGTGTGCGTGGATTATTGAGCAGCCCTCAGCCTCCTCGAGGGCAGCCCTGGCCATGTTTAAGTTGAACTGATGCACCCAGGAAACGAAGTCCGGCGACTTAAACCCGTAGCTCGCCACCCTCACTACCCTCAGGCCACCCTCAAACTCCTTCTCTGGGGCCTCGGGGTGATCTAGAGTGACCACCACTACCTCAGTACCCCTCTTCGCTAAGCTCCTAGACAACCAGTAGACGTGGCGGGCCAGCCCTCCTATGATCCTCGGCGGATACTCCCAGCTAAGCATCAGCACTTTCATTAATCGCAGCCCCCTCCTCAACTAAGTCCACTGCGCTCGTAGTGTCTGTAGCAACCTTGACCCTGTCGCCAGGCACTTTGTACTCTTCCAATATCCTCACCGCTACGTCGCTACTCCTAGCGATGATCAAGTCTGAGTGGTGGAGCGCCAGGAGCTCCAGCCCCTTAATACTTAAGTTTAGCAGCTCAGCCTCGCTAGACCTCATGCTCTCAACGCTACACATAGAGGTTACGAGGGGCCTCTTTAAGTAGCTCTTTATAAAGGAGCCTAGTAGCCCACCGATCCACTCGTGGGAGTATATGGCTGCGACGTCGCGCGGGCTGTACTTCTCGTGGACTAATCCTGACACCACCCTGGCGAAGTCTGGGAGGGCCGTTATGACGCTGGTCACTATGTTCGTCTGCGTCTTCATCGTTAAGGCGACTGAGTGGAAGGCGACTTCTCCTAGCTGAACCTCTCGGTCGGCGTCGGATGGATGTAGGACCACGACCCTGTACCCTCGACGAGCTAGCTCCTCAGCCTCGCTCTTGGCGAGCACCCCCACTAGGTCGTCGCCTACGCTCCAAGTAAGCATCAGCACTAGGGGCCTTCTCATCATGGCTAACTAGCTGCTTATCGATAAGGCGGAGATTAGCCCTCTGTACGTTAGGAAGTAGCGACCACCGACTTCCCGCACGTAGTCTAGCTCTAAACAGCGCCTCATCAACTCGACCACCTCCTCGAGGCACATCGACCGCATCAGCCTAGCTAAGTCCTCGACTCCGACTGAGGTATCGTAGCTAGTTGCTGACAGCAAGTGCATAGTTGACAACACCCTGTGTATCTTCGAGGCCTCTACTTCGCTCATAACCCCTCCGCCCCCTTCTTAAAGTAATCTAGGTACGGATCGCACCAGTGGCTCCAGTACTGAGCATAGTTCTTGACGGGGACCGGGTTTAACGGCTCCTCTCCCCCCGGGGAGGGGTTCTCTCCGATTGGTAGGCTGAAGAGCTCATTAACGTACCCAATAGCCCCCTCGGAGACCATGTGGTCTAGGTTGTTAACTAGTACCCCA
This Candidatus Nezhaarchaeota archaeon DNA region includes the following protein-coding sequences:
- a CDS encoding glycogen/starch synthase, encoding MKVLMLSWEYPPRIIGGLARHVYWLSRSLAKRGTEVVVVTLDHPEAPEKEFEGGLRVVRVASYGFKSPDFVSWVHQFNLNMARAALEEAEGCSIIHAHDWLTAVAGITLKHLLRRPLIATMHSTEYGRRGGNVSEGLQRHIHEVEWWLTYEGWRVI
- a CDS encoding glycosyltransferase family 4 protein → MMRRPLVLMLTWSVGDDLVGVLAKSEAEELARRGYRVVVLHPSDADREVQLGEVAFHSVALTMKTQTNIVTSVITALPDFARVVSGLVHEKYSPRDVAAIYSHEWIGGLLGSFIKSYLKRPLVTSMCSVESMRSSEAELLNLSIKGLELLALHHSDLIIARSSDVAVRILEEYKVPGDRVKVATDTTSAVDLVEEGAAINESADA